TTTTGCAATATCAAAAActgacacacatttttttatattttatattcatttgtATTCTGATTTCCACGTTATAACTACAGAACCTACATGATAATTGTGAATGTAATCAAATGCTAAACAGGGTGTAGCAGTGAAGTGGAAAGTAGGCAAGTGCTGATTAGTCAAACTGAACCAACAAACACACCTGCCTCACACGGTTTTACTGAGTAATGAGTAATATTCTGACAGGAAAACATCCAGGTTGGGCTGTATATCAAACACTGTTTAACCCACACTGACATGTGGTAATCAGATGTATGGTCCTGTGTACCTCTTCTTTTATCTCATTGTTCATAAATATTAAAGACTGCTAATGTTCTTATGCAGTCATTTCTACACCTGCACTCTGTGTTGTGTGCGTCAACCTAACCCGACATGGTTGTAACTCACATGATTGGTTCAGCATGTCACTACTCTCattatcatttgtttttcctatTGTCTGTCAAAACATGATGAAATAAGTTCTATCGAGGTTGTATTGACCAAGTCaagtaaaaattattttaccatcatttcaaaaagaaaacatttacttaCTATTTAAAGCACACTCACGAAATACTAAGATCTTTGAAATAATCTTGGAACTTATTCAACATCTCAAAACACgtattcaaacacacattaaacacgAGGTGCACTCCATCGGGGGAGGACATAAATAATtcattgcacacacacacccccttCTGTGCCCTGCTTTATCTCTGACATTTCTCCATATCCCGTTCTCTTCCGAAAATGGGCTGCTCTGTCCCCGAGGGCTGAGCAGCACAGGGAGAGCAAGACAGGAAGAGTGACAGAagaccaccacacacacacacacacacacacacacacttacacaaagcCAGAGACGCTCACTGTGGCTGACTGATAATGTGGTATGCCACAGATGCTTGATGGTTAGAGGGGTGAAGACCAGTGATGTTAGCGTCCACTCTTCATCCTGTCACTGTTCTTTGTTAATGAAGTGGACGTCCCTCCGACTGCAGCAGTACAGTTGTGGTATCACTAAAGACTGACAGCTTTTATATTAAGTCTATGCAGGAGGCAAAAACTCTCATTACATTTCTTGTCTCATCATTCATTTTGTAGTTGAGAAAAGCATTACATTATTATTGGCTTTCAGGTTTTAGAAGAGATTTTACAAGCTCTTTTTGGAACTAAGTCTGACAAACTGACATGTGTAACAGATATTGCATGGAACCTGTAAACATaacttaatataataattaattaataataattatatttacacaGCATGAGCAAAAAAAGAATCTAAATATAGTGAGTAGAGGGCAGTCTATCATTGTTAGTTGTGTCTCCTGACACCGTGCAGTGACTTGCTGATGGTTTCTGTTATCAGtgaatataataatacttaCACTAGTCTTTTTTTTGTCGATGCTATAGTAAATGGGTTTGAATTTTGGGGTACATGTATATTAAGTAGATGGTACTGAGGTTGAAAGCAGATGTAATAAgttactttatattttcttgAACCTGAGGATAACTCcttacttttctttaaatattttttctatcTGTGCCTTTTGTAAATGAGATCACGTAGATAGGTTCTCTAcactttatacagtataaagtggCTGTTGCACCTGTTGGTTGAGATCATCACTACTTCCTCTGGCAATAAACATGAtgcaaatgaacacacacacacagtctgagcaCTTCCCCACAGAAAACTGAGGCCAGTGGAAAAAGTTGTTCCCATCCCTAATGAGGTGAGACATGTTGCTGTCTGGAAGAATTTAATTGGGCTGTCACCTCATCTGGAGAATTAATAACCAGGTTGGTTCAAGGTGCTTTCAGTGTGACAGGCCCTTATTTGTGCTGTGTGCTCTTGTTATCAGTTTAACTGAGCTTGTGACGTAAACAAGTATAAAAAATGACCTTTACGCTTGTAATTGATGCAGCGAGAGGCAATGTTTAAATGGTTTGGtaactgttattgttattattagcTATAGTATATATAGTCAAGATTTCTAAGTGTTGTTGCTAGTGAAGTTGTGTGATAACATGGCCAAGCCTTTGCATTAAGAGAGACTGAATTTTTGTTAGACATACGGGCATAGacacaaatacaattttaattatttttaacagaTATGAGACAATCCTACTGGAACTGCTAGGAGGATAAATGGGCTTATTTACTAGTAATAGTCCCAACTCAAAGTTGTGAAATCACTTTCAGGGTGGAGCACTCCAACCAGCTGATAGTCTGAGCACTGCCAATATCATATCAACCAGACAGTGTGTGAAACATCCATGTGACGCCACAGACAAGAGGTTGTGGGTGTGACACCATCTGATAACAGGGgtttttgttagtgtgtgtacTTACAAGACAAAGCATTGAAAAGAGCTTCACATTCTAATTTGTATGAAAAAATGAACAACAGGGTTTGTTTTATACCAAAACAAATGATCATATTTCAGAGTGCTTCCTGCTGAGATCATCAGAATGCcacatttctgaaaacacagtgagaacGGCTTCACTTTACCCTCTCCATACTTAACATGAACATTTGTGtaacattttgtggttttatttaaaagttacaTTAAACCACAGTTTTAGGAAATGCCTCAGGTTTTGACAATgtgaatttacacatttatagatttatataTTCAGAGCTGCCTGTGGGgttgttggttgttgttgtctgaGGTATTTTTATGGGATCCCTAATTTTTAGAGTAGTTAGTAGTTGTAGAGAACTACTCTTACGTCTTGGGTCCATCACTGCCGGACCTTACAGTGGTTGTAAATCATTGATTAACTCTGCTGGGAAATGTGCTGGCAGTCACACAACCAACAACCAATTAGTTAATAGTTCTTCCAATGCCAGTTTATGGGTTTCAGATGCTAGTTGTGTTCACTACAAAAGAAATCCCAGCCCAGCTGTCTTTGAACAACAGAGCCTGTTTGTCTCAGAAACTCCATCCCTCTGAGAAAGTAGGTGAGCCCTGCAGGCACAGTACCTTAGCAGGACATCTAATTTTACTGCATGGCCTACGTGAAGTGCAAAAAATACAATGACATGTATGAAAATGCTACGAAATGTAgttatgtagttttttttttttttttcagccagcattttcctgtttctcataAGAACTTTCTTCTTTAACAGGAACTCTGCCGGCCGGGGAACACAGTTTCCAGTTTCGGTTTCTCATTCCAGGTGAGTTTCACAGTTCGACCTCATTCGTTTATGATAAGGACATGTTCTCAGTTCCTGTAAATTTGTCATGAAGCTGCTTCATCACAAGTCCACAAGACGTCCCTGAAACGGACTTGCGGCTGTGATAACCTCTGATAACACAGgtctttttataaaatgtgtaattatatAGCATTTAGCTCAACGCCCTTTGTCtcagacacagaggagaaacGCAGATATGTGATACTGGCAAAATTTGCACAACCATTACCTAGTTAATAATTAAGAGGGAGGAATGTGCAGGTTGTGATGCCTCAGTAcaacaatgtgtttttatttcacacaaacacattctcaATGTGGATGAGCACACAAAGATTCTTGGCCCCTGTGAGGTGGTGTCTGTCTGGTATCTTGCACACTCTCACTTTCGGACGTGGGCGGAAACACATGCAGGGTGTTGGGTTATTTTTAGTTTGCTCTCCTGTTGTGTAGTCACTGTTTAATTGGTCTTCATGCCCCCATGCGTCACCCTCCCCTCTTTTAGGCTGTCTGATTTGTGAGTATCTGCACAGGCCATGTTAACTAACATGTAATAAGTGGCACACCAGAATAGTGTGAGCTACTGCCCCCTGGTGGTCTTGAAACAGATTCTCatgaaatcataaaataaatcacatcacGTCCTTATATAGTGTTTATTGGATAAAATCTAAAGTTTCACAGATTTAGAAAGACTGAACAGTCTTCGAACGACTCTATATTTTAATGCATagctgaattaaagaaatgcaagattttctcaaataaaaaacaatttaaaaaatagaaagaaataccAAAAGCTTTTTATTCATCTGATTATGTCTTCtctattacagtacagtattgaCAATGATGGTTTAAAGTCATTCATGTGAGTAAAGGTGAATaacatgtaaaaaagaaaaattcaaataCTGAAAATTTCAGCACTTGTGTTTTTGAGAtcagcacatttttaaatgttgtttagtagCACAGTGAAAACCAGGTATGTCATAATGTTCAGACCAGTGAGTattcaggaaatgaaaaagtatttagtttaaatttgaTTTGGAATTGAAATAACTAAAATTGGCCTCTAAAATTGCACATTGTCAGCGTCTTTTTGAACAAAGCACTACAGAGAAGAAGTAAGAGTGAGTTCCTTCTAGCAAGTCAAACTCAGTCATCTGGAGTTGAGGCATCAGGTGGTGTTCAGACCTGATTATCTCCCGCTGAGGGAACAAAGACATTGAGACAGGGTGGAAGGTGTAGAGGGATATAAGGCTGTTGGCCTCATTCTACAGAAAAATGAGATATGAGTTCaagacagaacaacaaacatCTAATAAAGATTTTTGCAACCTTTGTCTGAAGAAGGAGGGTCTTTGCCCTAAGCTTTTTGCTTCGGTCTGTTTTCTATTAATTTGTCCACGGCCCTGCCAGCAAACAGCCACATCCCACTTCTCCTAGTTAGTTCTTATTGACAGCAGAATTGTCCCTGGAGCAACTGTCAGCCGCACTGACATCACCATCTGACTAAGGATCAGGGAAAAGAAAGGAAGCATTAAAACAGTCACTTTGAGACAGAGGTTGACCTTTTATCACAACCAAACATTAACCACCTTTATGTACATCATGTATACAATGTGTACAATACCATGGGTATTTATGTGTACATAGTTTGTACAGATCACAATCAGAAGAGGCTTTGagtgttttcttcctcctctctggctCTCAACATGTTTGTCCTTCACTGTGTCTGACTGCCTTCTCCccaaattgttatttttatcctACTCTTCTTAAATTTCCTTCCCTCCAGCCTTTTCcctccatttcctcctcttcactgtccttATCTTGAGTCAATGTCCTTTTGGTATTCAGGACGAGATGTGTAGGAATCAGAATGAAAGGCTTTTTGTATGTTATGACTGCTCTGGTAGAGGCCTGCATGGATGAAGACCATTCTATTTTCATCACAGTATAAAATCACTTTGAATATTTGCTCCATTAACCAAGGCCAGTCACATGTGTAATTTCAATAAATGTCCTCAGTGTCAAAGggatgtttgtaatgttttctttccaaCCCTTTCATCAGCGGCCGCTCCAACCTCTTTTGAGGGACCCTTTGGGAAGATTCTCTACCGTGTGAGGGCAGGCATCGACACGCCCCGCTTCTCTAAGGACTACAAAGCCCAGAAGCCTTTCTACTTACTTAACATGCTCAACCTCAATGAGGTGTCTGGCATTGAAGTAAGTGTTTGCTAACCAAATCTGCCCACTTTTTCCATTACCTTGACGCTCATTTTATTGctttacatatttaaatctTGCTCGTTCGTCTTGCTGAGTAAATCTGGGCAAAAGGTTTTGTATGTAATCTAaaaacaggaggagaagaggtgACTTTAAATCACTGTGATGTATCCTCCTTATTTGATCAACCTTTGTCTTAATCGAGGCTTATTGGATTTTATGGGAGAGCATGATctaatttgttttcttgttcaCTGCCCTGAATAACTCACTTATCATTCACTCTCTCCCATCACTGGCAAAGTTTCCTGATACTTTGGAACTTGGCAGGAAATGCCTTATAGCATCAGCTTATAATCTTACgtactaaaaacacaaaagtgtactgtacatttatccAGAGACTTTGTCTTTGCAGATTCCAAGTTCTGCTGTGACCACTAAGAAGTTCAGCTACCTTCTGGTGAAGACGGGGACCCTGATGCTGAAAGCTCGCACTGACATGAGGGGCTACATTCCTGGCCAGGTCATCAAGTTAGCTGCTGAGATCCACAACAAGTCTGGGAAGGACACAGGATGTGTACTGGCCAGTCTCATACAGGTAGATTACTAAAGATAACCACAGTCACAAAGTCTCAAAGGTTGCTCAAGGCGTTGAGTATTAAAGAAAATAGATGAtgaagtaaaatgaaaagacaaacaacaccTACAAAACATTACCATTATcatctctctaacacacacagctgtgtctTCATGGTCTTTGCCACATCCCTAATACTTTTGTGCCCTATTATAAATTTCTGCTGGGACTCTGGAGCTTAAAACATAACTATTCATAGTACTAATCCTTTCTTGTGGGGGCACATACAATCTGTCTGTACCTCATAGTAACTGTATAATAAGGATAGAAAATTTCCTGCTTCGTTTTAAAGGAGCACTTTTTCTTGCTGTGTGCTAGAGGTAGGTGAACTGATCTAAGGACGCTGTCTCATCTTTTGATGTTGactttgtttggattttttccACACCAGAAAGTGACTTATAAGACCAAGCGGCCTGTGTTTGACCTGCGGACCATCGCAGAGGTGGAAGGAGCTGGAGTGAAAGCAGGAAAACATGCAGAGTGGAAGGAGCAGATCATtgtccctcctcttcctcagtcaGCACTAGATGGCTGCAGCCTCATAGAAATTGACTATTTCATTCAGGTGTGTTTGCGCACATGTACAcatatgtgtctgttttatATAGATTGATAGTGTCTTTGTTGGTTTACATAACTTATCGTATATTACATTGgcactgatcagccacaacttTAATACcaccaggtggttttaatgttcaTCTAGTGGACAGGGGTTAACATGGAAACTTTAATCAGTCTGCAGCTATGCCGCACTTTCGCAACAAGCACCAGTGCACTGTGTTCTCACACTTGTCAGTCACGACCAGCATTAGATTTTTCCCATGCAAGCCCCTGTCTACTTGACTGACTAACAGATTTTACCCTTTTTTCATTGtccagaataaaataaaaaaaatcctatttaTTAATGCAGAAGTAACTTGATCTAACTGAGGccataaatcatttttatgttACAGGTGTCACTGAAGTCTCCAGATGCAGTCGTCATTCTGCCCATTTACATCGGGAACATCGCTCTGAACTTGTCCCCATCAAGACTAATGCCCTCCAGTCCCGAACAGTGTGGTTTCACAGCTGCACCCAGTGCTGCAGGGGTGACACCCAGTGCCCCTCCCGCAGAGGAGGAACCAGAAGATATGCTGTGTGCAGGGGGCATGGACAGCGAAGAGATTCCCACCAAGAGTCACTCTCAACAGGATTCCTCAGGTCAGCCAGTCACCATGTCCCCGAGCGCCTTCAGCCACGCTCCAGGTGCAGCAGTGCCTCCCAACCACAGACAGCCTGACACATCTGCTCCATTGTTCTGTGTGTCCACTGGAGCCACTATACCTTTCTTCACCGAGGGAAATGTGACTCCCGTCCCCACTTCCTGCTCTCTCATTCTCCCTCCAGAGTACAGTAGCTGGGACTATCCTCATGGTTAGTGCTCATCAAGTCTTTTACAATGGCACTCTGTAGATATTCATATCACAGAAAGTGATTTGAATTTACGTTTGATGTTCTTACCAGAGTCAAATCAGGAAACAAGTTTTTAGACAAAATCAGATAAACCCTGAGGCAGCTGAGTCAGCAGCTGCcttttataatattaataataatgttggaTACCATATAGTTATATTTTAGTAAGAAAAGCACAAGTAATGCTGCTGTCACCTGACTCAAGTCATATATTAAACAAGTGCACATGAGTCGAGGATACAAAGTCACAGTATATCACTTTGCCAAAGACATGCAAAACATGTAAGCTTATGTAATGCTGTGACGaagcaaaatagaaaaaaactcATGAGGTTATCTGTATGAGTTTTCATGAGCCcacactttttttctgtcccCACAATGACTAGCAACTAAAATTATATGTGTTTTGAATTACAGTGTTTGGATAATATGTCACTGACTGTGTAAAGCTGCAAATAACTTGGCACAGTCGATGTATCATAGGTCAGTTAATAAACTACTACAATTCAAACGAAGGCAAATGACAGATGACCTGATACTGCAAGAGCTAGTACACTTAACTGCTATACCAGTATGCTACACAGTACTAGAACGTCAGTAAGTCAATATACTATGCAGAATTCAACTTTGAGTTTATTACATGTAGTTGCTGTTGTACTT
The Anabas testudineus chromosome 22, fAnaTes1.2, whole genome shotgun sequence DNA segment above includes these coding regions:
- the arrdc1b gene encoding arrestin domain-containing protein 1b; translated protein: MGKLQEFDITFTDNKVVYGPGESISGNVRIRTSTSLPYKAIKVNCQGSCGISNKLNDASWTLEEQYFNSTLSVADKGTLPAGEHSFQFRFLIPAAAPTSFEGPFGKILYRVRAGIDTPRFSKDYKAQKPFYLLNMLNLNEVSGIEIPSSAVTTKKFSYLLVKTGTLMLKARTDMRGYIPGQVIKLAAEIHNKSGKDTGCVLASLIQKVTYKTKRPVFDLRTIAEVEGAGVKAGKHAEWKEQIIVPPLPQSALDGCSLIEIDYFIQVSLKSPDAVVILPIYIGNIALNLSPSRLMPSSPEQCGFTAAPSAAGVTPSAPPAEEEPEDMLCAGGMDSEEIPTKSHSQQDSSGQPVTMSPSAFSHAPGAAVPPNHRQPDTSAPLFCVSTGATIPFFTEGNVTPVPTSCSLILPPEYSSWDYPHEPPPSYEESCSSANSSFNSRQ